A part of Thermococcus sp. LS1 genomic DNA contains:
- a CDS encoding DUF2103 domain-containing protein yields MPKHFKKGVKREHHFLKGLEKLLEEIAQIPGVKKVIPGRIYASDSRGFEIKVSRETTTGLKLIAKSDGSVQDVFLVVDKADRERVWKEIEKLSDEWKN; encoded by the coding sequence ATGCCCAAGCACTTCAAGAAGGGCGTCAAGAGGGAGCACCACTTTCTCAAAGGCCTTGAAAAGCTCCTCGAAGAGATAGCTCAGATTCCCGGAGTTAAGAAGGTGATCCCAGGCAGGATATATGCGAGTGACTCAAGGGGCTTCGAGATAAAGGTCTCGCGGGAAACGACCACCGGGTTGAAGCTGATAGCGAAGAGCGATGGATCAGTTCAGGATGTCTTTCTTGTCGTTGACAAGGCTGACAGGGAGAGAGTCTGGAAGGAAATCGAGAAGCTGAGTGATGAGTGGAAAAATTAA
- a CDS encoding emp24/gp25L/p24 family protein — translation MVQTKKLLIGVGAVIGIIVIVLLGLMAFAPETVQEAVPHERTITIASGTYTVDPGTTRKFSFSVPYDASDVRVKLEFEAKGGSGDDIIVKIVDSNGRVVYNSGQVTKVYTTVNLYGGGTYYLVLDNTFSLISSKDVTINAKLVYIG, via the coding sequence ATGGTGCAGACGAAAAAACTCCTAATTGGAGTAGGAGCTGTGATAGGCATTATAGTGATAGTACTTTTGGGTTTGATGGCTTTTGCTCCAGAGACGGTTCAAGAAGCTGTGCCTCATGAGAGGACTATAACTATAGCTAGTGGCACATATACTGTGGATCCTGGAACTACACGAAAATTCAGTTTTAGTGTCCCTTATGATGCCAGTGATGTCAGGGTTAAATTGGAGTTTGAGGCTAAAGGAGGCTCCGGAGATGACATTATTGTCAAAATTGTCGATTCGAATGGAAGAGTAGTGTACAATAGTGGTCAAGTGACAAAGGTGTATACTACTGTTAATCTCTATGGTGGTGGTACCTACTATCTAGTGCTCGACAACACATTCTCGCTGATTTCATCTAAGGATGTTACTATAAATGCTAAGCTGGTGTACATTGGATGA